A region of Labeo rohita strain BAU-BD-2019 chromosome 2, IGBB_LRoh.1.0, whole genome shotgun sequence DNA encodes the following proteins:
- the colec12 gene encoding LOW QUALITY PROTEIN: collectin-12 (The sequence of the model RefSeq protein was modified relative to this genomic sequence to represent the inferred CDS: deleted 1 base in 1 codon), whose translation MKDDFTDEEEVQSFGYKRFGIQEGSECTKCKNDWALRVAIALLYVLCALLTIAVAVLGYKVVQRMDNVTEGMENYGGKIMAVETDLKKLDDQTGEKSENATSELLSFKLEIQTLQKQLSDVAGKASNNRAVLDELRLAGEDMQSGHHSLRDLLESNANVIRNVNRTLNSYSGLIDGLKTDTARLQMDLQVQTSEQGRNTHNINTLNFTQTQQRNLISSLQRSVEDTSQAVQKLKNDYQSLQQVARQTKADADWLREKVQNLQALAANNSALTRSNSDSLEDVTSQLNSLSEQVQNASAIAESHDQSLRELMDQQRDHDNATSMKFDALETRLDRNEGEMDRITGNVSFATQLLGVISVDLNGLRTCSETVARHSDLLLGLNSSVAETRADNTELKTQQEELAARLDKEVSSLSIVMEEMKLVDSKHSQLITNFTILQGPPGPRGPRGDKGSQGPPGKAGQKGENGEKGAPGVAGPKGEKGPAGPPGVPGMKGPPGSRGSPGQKGSRGSGGRAGPSGEKGDPGIPGLPGRDGQSGPQGPQGPQGLRGPAGPAGPAGPEGPRGPIGPIGPPGPPGLPGLPAPVVLPPVDPQGFVNRQVAPPPTSTPGCPPQWKSFRDKCYYFSSESLNFDETKERCSNKSSTMLIINDEDEQLWIKRQISGKGYFWLGLTDSVEENTWRWVDGSLPNYTKWKPGQPDNWSHGHEAGEDCAGLIHEASWNDFFCTERIGFICERTNESKVPVL comes from the exons TGGTCCAAAGGATGGATAATGTAACAGAGGGTATGGAGAATTATGGAGGGAAAATCATGGCTGTAGAGACAGACCTCAAGAAACTTG ATGATCAAACGGGAGAGAAGTCAGAGAACGCCACCAGTGAACTCCTCTCATTCAAGTTGGAAATTCAGACCTTGCAGAAGCAGCTCAGTGACGTTGCTGGGAAGGCTTCTAACAACAGAGCTGTTCTCGATGAGCTACGGCTAGCGGGCGAGGACATGCAGAGCGGACATCACTCACTGCGAGACCTGTTGGAGAGCAACGCCAACGTCATTAGGAACGTAAACCGTACATTAAACTCATACAGCGGCCTGATCGACGGACTAAAGACGGACACGGCGCGGCTCCAGATGGATCTTCAGGTGCAGACGAGCGAACAGGGCCGAAACACCCACAACATCAACACTCTGAATTTCACCCAGACTCAACAGAGAAACCTCATCAGCTCCCTCCAGAGGTCGGTGGAGGACACTAGCCAGGCTGTCCAGAAGCTTAAGAATGACTACCAGAGCCTCCAGCAGGTGGCCAGACAGACCAAAGCGGATGCTGACTGGCTGAGGGAGAAGGTCCAGAACCTTCAGGCCTTAGCTGCTAACAATTCTGCACTGACTCGCTCCAACAGTGACTCTCTGGAGGACGTGACCTCTCAGTTGAACTCGCTCTCAGAGCAGGTGCAGAATGCCTCAGCCATTGCAGAAAGTCACGACCAGAGCCTGCGTGAGCTCATGGACCAGCAGCGAGACCACGACAATGCCACCTCCATGAAGTTCGATGCACTAGAGACACGTCTTGACCGCAACGAGGGGGAAATGGACCGTATTACAGGGAATGTAAGCTTCGCCACGCAGCTGCTCGGAGTGATCAGCGTGGACCTGAACGGTCTTCGTACCTGCTCCGAGACGGTGGCCCGGCACTCGGACCTGCTGCTGGGGCTGAACAGCAGTGTGGCAGAAACCAGAGCTGACAACACGGAGCTCAAAACCCAGCAGGAAGAACTCGCCGCCAGGCTCGACAAAGAGGTCAGCAGCCTCTCCATAGTCATGGAGGAGATGAAACTGGTCGACAGCAAACACTCGCAGCTCATCACGAATTTCACTATCCTTCAGG GTCCCCCTGGTCCAAGAGGTCCTCGG GGAGACAAAGGGTCCCAGGGGCCACCTGGCAAAGCTGGCCAGAAAGGTGAAAACGGTGAAAAAGGAGCACCTGGTGTTGCTGGGCCTAAAGGAGAAAAAGGTCCAGCGGGACCTCCTGGTGTACCAGGGATGAAAGGGCCACCTGGATCAAGAGGAAGCCCTGGGCAAAAGGGTTCCCGAGGATCAGGGGGCAGGGCAGGGCCTTCAGGAGAGAAAGGTGATCCTGGTATACCTGGTCTGCCCGGAAGAGATGGTCAGTCAGGTCCTCAGGGGCCACAAGGGCCACAAGGACTCAGAGGGCCAGCTGGACCAGCTGGACCTGCAGGACCGGAAGGACCCCGCGGACCCATTGGCCCTATTGGCCCACCTGGACCTCCTGGATTACCAGGACTTCCTGCGCCAGTAGTTCTGCCCCCGGTAGATCCACAAGGCTTTGTCAACCGCCAGGTAGCGCCACCTCCTACAAGTACACCAG GGTGCCCACCTCAGTGGAAGAGCTTCAGAGACAAATGTTACTACTTTTCATCAGAGAGTCTCAACTTTGATGAAACGAAGGAAAGATGCAGCAACAAGAGTTCAACTATGCTGATTATCAATGATGAAGATGAGCAG CTATGGATAAAGAGGCAGATTTCTGGAAAGGGCTACTTCTGGCTGGGCCTCACTGACAGCGTTGAGGAAAACACCTGGAGATGGGTGGACGGGAGCTTGCCCAACTATAC GAAATGGAAGCCTGGACAGCCTGATAACTGGAGCCACGGTCACGAGGCTGGGGAGGACTGTGCCGGGTTAATACACGAGGCCAGTTGGAACGACTTTTTCTGCACAGAACGCATTGGTTTCATTTGTGAACGAACTAATGAAT CCAAAGTTCCAGTTTTATAG